One segment of Brassica napus cultivar Da-Ae chromosome C3, Da-Ae, whole genome shotgun sequence DNA contains the following:
- the LOC106449169 gene encoding two-component response regulator ARR5: MDRQKPTDRQRCLRISRFPLILPYKSLFLHFFCKIKSLTFLTNHKPIISLLSSLVYRSLIDMADVMRPEKLDMSNDTSSLGSPELLHVLAVDDSIVDRKFIERLLRVSSCKVTVVDSATRALQYLGLDGNHSSVGFEDLKINLIMTDYSMPGMTGYELMKKIKESSAFREIPVVIMSSENILPRIDRCLEEGAEDFLLKPVKLADVKRLRDSLLKADEMAFKNIMHKRELQANDIYSQLKRAKI, encoded by the exons ATGGACAGGCAAAAACCCACAGATAGGCAAAGATGTCTCAGAATCTCTCGTTTCCCTCTCATTCTTCCTTATAAATCCCTATTCCTTCATTTCTTTTGCAAAATCAAATCTCTCACTTTCTTGACAAATCATAAGCCTATTATCTCTCTCTTGAGCTCTCTCGTTTACAGATCTTTGATTGATATGGCGGACGTTATGCGTCCGGAAAAGTTGGACATGTCCAACGACACTTCTTCCTTAGGATCACCTGAGCTTCTTCATGTTCTGGCCGTAGACGATAGCATCGTTGATCGAAAATTCATAGAGCGGTTGCTCAGAGTCTCGTCTTGTAAAG TTACTGTTGTCGATAGCGCGACAAGAGCTTTGCAATACCTTGGACTAGATGGAAACCATAGTTCCGTTGGATTTGAG GATCTGAAGATTAATCTGATAATGACGGATTACTCTATGCCTGGTATGACTGGATATGAACTAATGAAGAAGATTAAA gaATCATCAGCTTTCAGAGAAATACCCGTTGTAATTATGTCGTCAGAGAATATCTTGCCTCGTATTGATAG atGTCTTGAAGAAGGTGCTGAAGATTTCTTATTGAAGCCTGTGAAACTGGCTGATGtgaagagattaagagattcgtTACTGAAAGCTGACGAAATGGCTTTCAAGAATATTATGCACAAAAGAGAGCTACAAGCTAATGATATCTACTCGCAGCTAAAACGCGCAAAGATCTGA